DNA from Candidatus Deferrimicrobium sp.:
GGGTACCACCGCTTTGCGGAGCCGTAGGTCGCGCCCGGATTGATCGCCACGATCGGAGCCCCCCGCTCGATGCCGAGAAGCGCGAGACGCGTCGCCATCGCCTCCTTCTCCTCCTCCGTCACGCTGAGTTTCAACGATGCCGGCACGGGACGAGGTATCCCCAGCCCGTCGAGCAGGCAAAGATAATATTCCACCTCGTGGCGTTCGAGGATTCCGGGGGGCAACGGGACGGGAAGCGTGAGGAGGATCCGCCGCCCATCGGTGGGATACCCCGCCCGCTCCGGGATCCGCCCGAGAAAAGCGATCAACGCCGCATCGAAGGCGTTTTGCAGGAGCAGGGCCCCGTCGAACCGGCGCCGCCGCAATTCCCCGGCCAGCCGGAGCCGACCGAGGGCCCCTTCATGACGGCCGGGTCGCTCGTAGACTATCACCTCGTCCACGTCCGGATGATGGCGGAACAGCTCCGCCACGAGAGGTCGCGCGAGCAGCACGATCCGAGCGTCCGGGAAGGCCTCGCGAACGCCCGCCAACGCGGGTGTCGTCATCACGGCGTCGCCCAGCCAGTTCGTCGCCCGGACCAGCAACGACGTCTGAGGATCGCTGAAACGCATGCGGATTCCGCCTTTGCCTGAAAACAAGCCTGAAGTTCCACCGGATTTGCTATCATACCATCCGTGTTCGAGGCCGTCCCAGACCCCTTTTTTGCTCCCTCGCGGCGACCGGATCTGGTATAAATACATGTTTCGTGGAGGGATGGCCGAGCGGCTGAAGGCGGCGGTCTTGAAAACCGCTGGGCGGCGACGCCCCGCAGGTTCGAATCCTGCTCCCTCCGCCAAGTTGGTCGGGAGAGGTGGCCGAGCCGGCTGAAGGCAACCGCCTGCTAAGCGGTTGTACGGGTAAAACTGTACCGAGGGTTCGAATCCCTCCCTCTCCGCCAATTTCTTTGAAACCGCGTTGTCGTGAGGAATTTCCGTACGGAGAGGTGTCCGAGCTGGCCGAAGGAACGCGACTGGAAATCGCGTAGGCGGCTTATACCCGCCTCGAGGGTTCGAATCCCTCCCTCTCCGCCATGATTTTCAGTACCCGGAGATCCCGGGATTCGAACCCGTGTTGCGAACCAACGCGTGCGCGGCAGCACGCGCCAAATCGAAGGAGGAACGAGGAAAGATGAAAAAGTTCACGCTGCTGGTCGCC
Protein-coding regions in this window:
- the waaF gene encoding lipopolysaccharide heptosyltransferase II — protein: MRFSDPQTSLLVRATNWLGDAVMTTPALAGVREAFPDARIVLLARPLVAELFRHHPDVDEVIVYERPGRHEGALGRLRLAGELRRRRFDGALLLQNAFDAALIAFLGRIPERAGYPTDGRRILLTLPVPLPPGILERHEVEYYLCLLDGLGIPRPVPASLKLSVTEEEKEAMATRLALLGIERGAPIVAINPGATYGSAKRWYPDRFAAVADALSAEWGARAVVLGSTAEAPLAGEIVTAMRTLPIDLAGKTTVRELMALLSLSSFLVTNDSGPMHIGAAFDVPLVAIFGPTDWRRTSPWTFHAKVVRVEIDCSPCRDRTCDRGHECMLGVTPEMVIDAARQLLPKGPRGGA